Proteins encoded within one genomic window of Vicinamibacterales bacterium:
- a CDS encoding protein kinase, with the protein MLTGRTLGPYQVKEQLGGGGMGVVYKAHDSRLDRVVALKVLPRELASPDRLQRFEQEARAASALNHPNILTIHDVGRDADVAYLAMEWVEGQTLRDVMSGRPLPVRRLVRIAQQIADGLAKAHAAGIVHRDLKPENVMLTPDGLVKIVDFGIAKLEDPAAGGPADAATQTVGTSPGMVLGTLGYMSPEQASGKPVDYRSDQFALGLLIYEMATATRPFKRETTAQSLAATIDVDPTPIDVLNPDIPAHLAAVVARCLAKDPFERYESTRDLARDLTTITVTSASGAVRARGTLTSHSRVYAAAAIVLLAIAGTAAWWWWRPSPAPAEKPRPLIAVRPFRSLSADPGQGYFAAGVTEEIRGQLSQISSLRLLSRNALEAATGSDSPRLVRDLGVTQLVDGSVRLEGPRVRVTAELVDASTQQTLWSDQYDRDVADVLAVQTDVALQISRALRANLSPDEEHRLGQRPTSSPEAYRMYLQARPASAFDRARNLAAIELLRKAIALDPSFAPAYASMGFRQTLMGYYDAPSYIDEGIRSAETALQYNPSLPGAYFVIGSGYVMKGQDAKARLALLRTLELDPNHTLAMSNLSVLYSNFGRPSEGLIWARRMFALSGKDGNDFYHLGVPLVTLRADDVADRVLTEAERRHDRFTRTHVLRSYLEWFLGRGDSARNRIARALERWPEDEELKFLRADFAYLLGSADLDAALAAIPSGGDASTNMVPLTIGLRRGYLLARRGREAQARAVFAEAERSAVKRMADGDNTPSLRIELAAIAALKKDFSGAITWLDRAYDAGYRDYAVIDRDPILLTIEPQATFRDVLERMRRDLEAQRAQARHGGLLDVDALLGPAR; encoded by the coding sequence ATGCTGACCGGCCGGACGCTCGGCCCGTATCAGGTCAAGGAGCAGCTCGGGGGCGGGGGAATGGGGGTCGTCTACAAGGCCCACGATTCCCGGCTCGACCGAGTCGTCGCGCTGAAGGTCCTGCCGCGCGAACTCGCCAGTCCCGACCGTCTGCAGCGCTTCGAGCAGGAAGCCCGCGCCGCATCGGCGCTGAACCATCCGAACATCCTCACGATTCACGACGTCGGCCGGGACGCGGACGTCGCCTACCTGGCGATGGAGTGGGTCGAAGGGCAGACGCTCCGCGACGTGATGTCCGGCCGGCCGCTGCCCGTCCGCCGCCTCGTCCGGATCGCGCAGCAGATCGCTGACGGGCTCGCCAAGGCACACGCCGCCGGCATCGTCCATCGCGATCTCAAGCCCGAGAACGTGATGCTGACGCCGGACGGCTTGGTGAAGATCGTCGATTTCGGCATCGCCAAGCTCGAGGATCCCGCTGCCGGCGGTCCCGCGGACGCCGCGACGCAAACGGTCGGCACCTCGCCTGGCATGGTGCTCGGCACGCTCGGTTACATGTCGCCCGAGCAGGCGAGCGGCAAGCCGGTGGACTATCGCTCCGATCAGTTCGCGCTCGGCCTGCTGATCTACGAGATGGCGACCGCCACGCGGCCGTTCAAGCGGGAGACGACGGCGCAGTCGCTGGCGGCGACGATCGACGTGGACCCGACGCCGATCGACGTCCTGAACCCCGACATTCCCGCGCACCTCGCCGCCGTGGTGGCGCGGTGCCTGGCGAAGGATCCCTTCGAACGCTACGAGTCGACGCGCGATCTCGCGCGCGATCTCACGACGATTACGGTCACCAGCGCGTCAGGCGCTGTCCGCGCACGCGGCACGCTCACGTCCCATTCGCGCGTGTACGCCGCGGCGGCCATCGTACTGCTCGCGATTGCCGGCACGGCGGCGTGGTGGTGGTGGCGGCCGTCGCCGGCCCCGGCGGAGAAGCCCCGTCCGCTCATCGCCGTCCGTCCGTTCCGCAGCCTCTCGGCGGATCCGGGACAGGGGTATTTCGCGGCCGGCGTGACCGAAGAGATCCGCGGCCAGCTGTCGCAGATCTCCTCGCTGCGGCTGCTGAGCCGAAACGCGCTGGAGGCGGCGACGGGGTCCGATTCGCCGAGGCTGGTCCGCGATCTCGGCGTCACGCAGCTCGTGGACGGCAGCGTGCGGCTCGAAGGCCCGCGCGTTCGCGTTACCGCCGAGCTGGTCGATGCGTCGACGCAGCAGACGCTGTGGTCGGATCAATACGACCGCGACGTCGCGGACGTGCTCGCGGTCCAGACGGACGTGGCGCTGCAGATATCGCGCGCGCTGCGCGCCAATCTCTCGCCCGACGAGGAGCATCGCCTCGGTCAGCGACCCACCAGCAGTCCGGAAGCGTACCGGATGTACCTGCAGGCGCGTCCGGCGTCCGCGTTCGATCGCGCCAGGAACCTGGCGGCCATCGAGCTTCTGCGCAAGGCCATCGCGCTCGATCCTTCGTTCGCGCCCGCGTATGCGTCGATGGGATTCCGGCAGACGCTGATGGGCTACTACGACGCTCCGTCATACATCGACGAGGGCATCCGATCCGCAGAAACGGCGCTGCAATACAACCCGTCGCTGCCCGGCGCCTACTTCGTCATCGGGTCCGGCTACGTCATGAAGGGTCAGGACGCCAAGGCGCGGCTGGCGCTGCTGCGCACGCTGGAGCTCGATCCGAACCACACGCTGGCGATGTCCAACCTCTCGGTGCTGTATTCGAACTTCGGCCGGCCGAGCGAAGGATTGATCTGGGCGCGCCGCATGTTCGCGCTCTCGGGCAAGGACGGCAACGACTTCTACCATCTCGGCGTGCCGCTGGTGACGCTGCGCGCCGACGACGTGGCGGATCGGGTGCTGACCGAAGCGGAGCGCCGGCACGATCGGTTCACGCGCACGCACGTCCTGCGCTCGTACCTCGAGTGGTTCCTCGGCCGCGGTGACAGCGCCCGCAACCGGATTGCCAGGGCGCTGGAGCGCTGGCCCGAGGACGAGGAACTGAAGTTCCTGCGCGCCGACTTCGCCTATCTGCTCGGCTCCGCCGATCTGGACGCGGCGCTCGCCGCGATCCCGAGTGGCGGCGATGCCAGCACGAACATGGTGCCGCTCACCATCGGGCTGCGGCGGGGCTACCTGCTGGCGCGGCGCGGGCGGGAGGCGCAGGCGCGCGCCGTGTTCGCCGAAGCCGAACGCAGCGCCGTGAAACGGATGGCCGACGGCGACAATACACCCTCGCTGCGCATCGAGCTCGCCGCGATCGCCGCGCTGAAGAAAGACTTCAGCGGCGCGATCACCTGGCTCGACCGCGCCTACGACGCGGGCTACCGCGATTACGCGGTCATCGACCGCGATCCGATCCTGCTGACCATCGAACCGCAGGCGACGTTCCGGGACGTGCTGGAGAGGATGCGCCGCGATCTCGAGGCGCAGCGTGCGCAGGCGAGGCACGGCGGCCTGCTCGACGTCGATGCGCTGCTCGGTCCCGCCAGATAA
- a CDS encoding DUF1990 family protein, with the protein MSDDLLPATRGAGPLLQRDYWAVLAGSPLSPVELIAKVKERFCVLPPASLVGFTAEQGIARGARLDIVITPGQRCAVTVIHEDEQSLTLGTLAGHPEAGRITFGAYRNPAADVIFHIRSRARSTTTLKRIGFLAIGDAMQTNTWTDFIRNVAALAGASIAGAIHADTETVEEGPEDDEPLHAPTFRAVGG; encoded by the coding sequence GTGTCAGATGACCTGCTGCCCGCGACCCGCGGCGCCGGACCTCTGCTGCAGCGCGACTACTGGGCGGTGCTCGCCGGGTCTCCGCTGTCGCCGGTCGAGCTGATCGCGAAGGTCAAAGAGCGCTTCTGCGTGCTGCCGCCAGCGTCGCTCGTCGGGTTCACCGCCGAACAGGGCATCGCCCGTGGCGCGCGGCTCGACATCGTCATCACGCCCGGCCAGCGCTGCGCCGTCACCGTCATCCACGAGGATGAGCAGAGCCTTACACTGGGCACGCTGGCAGGGCATCCCGAGGCCGGCCGGATCACGTTCGGCGCCTACCGGAACCCCGCCGCGGACGTCATCTTCCACATCCGCAGCCGCGCGCGATCGACGACGACGCTGAAGCGGATCGGGTTCCTCGCCATCGGCGACGCGATGCAGACGAATACGTGGACCGATTTCATTCGCAACGTCGCGGCGCTCGCCGGCGCCTCGATTGCCGGCGCGATTCACGCCGACACCGAAACGGTCGAGGAGGGGCCGGAAGACGACGAGCCGCTTCACGCGCCGACGTTCCGCGCCGTCGGCGGCTGA
- a CDS encoding DUF1990 family protein — protein MAEWRLFSGWTSDELRERVERLSAAELNFVGTEDELTGELGWHHYHSDAVIAREKPDEDACFERARVALANYQFSDPRIVVAHFDPKGPLLGRRILLEIKVWGLRYLCPALVTHVRNEPGVYGFRYDTLHGHIERGMEWFLLEKDAEGAIRFRIEARWQRGEMPNWWSRVGFAALSGYYQRTWHRRAHNLLSLLAQYGSTRRPPRDAAGLTHQGVDVTFTYHTKRKWMQ, from the coding sequence ATGGCCGAGTGGCGGCTGTTCTCCGGCTGGACCAGTGACGAGTTGCGCGAGCGCGTCGAGCGCCTGTCGGCGGCGGAGCTGAATTTCGTCGGCACCGAAGATGAGCTGACCGGGGAGCTGGGATGGCATCACTATCATTCCGACGCGGTGATCGCGCGCGAGAAGCCGGACGAGGACGCCTGCTTCGAACGCGCCCGGGTCGCGCTGGCCAACTACCAGTTCTCCGATCCGCGGATCGTCGTCGCGCACTTCGACCCCAAGGGGCCGCTGCTCGGCCGGCGGATCCTGCTGGAGATCAAGGTGTGGGGGCTGCGCTATCTGTGTCCCGCGCTGGTGACGCACGTGCGCAACGAGCCGGGCGTGTACGGGTTCCGCTACGACACGCTGCACGGCCACATCGAGCGGGGCATGGAATGGTTCCTGCTCGAGAAGGACGCGGAGGGGGCGATCCGCTTCCGCATCGAGGCGCGCTGGCAGCGCGGCGAGATGCCGAACTGGTGGAGCCGCGTCGGGTTCGCGGCGCTCTCCGGCTACTACCAGCGCACGTGGCATCGGCGGGCGCACAATCTGCTGTCGCTGCTCGCGCAGTACGGATCGACCAGGCGGCCGCCGCGTGACGCGGCGGGCCTCACGCATCAGGGCGTGGACGTGACGTTCACCTATCACACGAAACGGAAATGGATGCAATGA
- a CDS encoding SpoIID/LytB domain-containing protein: protein MRQILLAALLLLAGAPQPASEPLVRIGLTQNAASVTLRSAGDFTVEGRRTRAATFASALALDPAASGAIRKGDLQYRMTVETDGGEVLVLAPGARVRVEPPAAPLEIDARAYRGAMEVFANARRTLTVVNELPLEEYLRGVVPNELNPTTFGQPEALKAQAVAARTYIQRNLGQYSKEGYDICATDACQVYFGVKTEDALATQAVNDTRGVVATFDGKPINALYSSTCGGRTEDAEHIFNERVPYLVSTPCEYKHPKPQLFTTSRSIANWKDGVLAVARVNNFTDAARFVGLPERGEPAATEPAALAAFVRQTFYPTVITASDLAFVNEQGLLPAGTSITAQELLFRIVDRKNAFEWQQGVLVSFDGRTMTLMVAGQPKEFTLNPDALIYQRIGDERIGLREGSWIGGELIDFRAEGSAIPMLVYRINFANPAADRFSRLAIWQVRKTKAELDAAFRPLNIGEFTDMRVVQRGASERPISTDVIGTSGRAAVPALRLRTLLALRDSLMSYDIERNAAGAVVGATFFGRGWGHGVGMCQVGAYGMALEGATFDEILKKYYRGIELKKLY from the coding sequence ATGCGCCAGATCCTCCTCGCCGCGCTGCTGCTGCTGGCGGGCGCGCCGCAGCCGGCCTCCGAGCCCCTCGTCCGCATCGGACTCACCCAGAACGCCGCGAGCGTGACCCTCAGGTCGGCGGGCGACTTCACCGTCGAGGGGCGCCGGACGCGCGCCGCCACCTTCGCGTCGGCGCTGGCGCTCGATCCCGCCGCGTCGGGCGCGATCAGGAAGGGGGACCTGCAGTACCGGATGACCGTCGAGACGGACGGCGGCGAGGTCCTCGTCCTGGCGCCGGGCGCGCGGGTCCGCGTCGAGCCGCCCGCCGCGCCGCTCGAGATCGACGCGCGCGCCTACCGCGGCGCGATGGAAGTGTTCGCCAATGCGCGACGGACGCTGACGGTGGTCAACGAACTGCCGCTGGAGGAGTACCTGCGCGGCGTGGTGCCGAACGAGCTGAACCCGACGACGTTCGGCCAGCCCGAAGCGCTCAAGGCGCAGGCGGTCGCGGCGCGGACCTACATCCAGCGGAACCTCGGCCAGTACAGCAAGGAGGGCTACGACATCTGCGCGACCGACGCGTGCCAGGTGTACTTCGGCGTCAAGACCGAGGACGCGCTGGCGACGCAGGCGGTGAACGACACCCGCGGCGTGGTCGCGACCTTCGACGGCAAGCCGATCAACGCGCTCTACAGCTCGACCTGCGGCGGCCGCACCGAGGACGCCGAGCACATCTTCAACGAGCGCGTGCCGTATCTCGTGTCGACTCCGTGCGAGTACAAGCATCCGAAGCCGCAGCTCTTCACGACGTCGCGATCGATTGCGAACTGGAAGGACGGCGTGCTCGCGGTGGCGAGGGTGAACAACTTCACCGACGCGGCGCGCTTCGTCGGCCTGCCCGAACGCGGCGAGCCGGCGGCGACGGAGCCCGCCGCGCTGGCCGCGTTCGTCCGCCAGACGTTCTATCCCACCGTGATCACGGCCTCCGACCTCGCGTTCGTCAACGAACAGGGGCTGCTGCCGGCCGGCACCTCGATCACCGCCCAGGAGCTGCTCTTCCGCATCGTCGATCGGAAGAACGCGTTCGAGTGGCAGCAGGGGGTGCTCGTCTCGTTCGACGGCAGGACGATGACGCTGATGGTGGCCGGGCAGCCGAAGGAGTTCACGCTGAATCCGGATGCGCTGATCTACCAGCGGATCGGAGACGAGCGGATCGGCCTGCGCGAGGGATCGTGGATCGGGGGGGAGCTGATCGACTTCCGCGCCGAAGGGAGCGCGATCCCGATGCTGGTCTACCGCATCAACTTCGCCAACCCGGCGGCGGACCGCTTCTCCCGGCTGGCGATCTGGCAGGTGAGAAAGACCAAGGCGGAACTCGACGCGGCGTTCCGGCCGCTCAACATCGGGGAGTTCACGGACATGCGGGTCGTGCAGCGCGGCGCGTCCGAGCGTCCGATCAGTACCGACGTCATCGGCACGAGCGGCCGGGCCGCCGTGCCCGCGCTCCGCCTGCGCACGCTGCTCGCGCTGCGCGACAGCCTGATGTCATACGACATCGAACGCAACGCCGCCGGCGCCGTCGTCGGGGCGACGTTCTTCGGACGCGGCTGGGGGCACGGCGTCGGGATGTGCCAGGTGGGCGCGTACGGGATGGCGCTCGAGGGCGCCACGTTCGACGAGATCCTGAAGAAGTATTACCGCGGAATCGAACTGAAGAAGCTCTATTGA
- a CDS encoding DUF1080 domain-containing protein, with protein sequence MIASAMTITHWIALAAVTWAAATLPGAGQRGTATAKPDPNRQDWIQLFNGRDLDGWTPKFSKHDLGENFNDTFRVENGMLAVRYDKWTKFDGEFGHLFYKDPFSYYRLAAEYRFVGEQVAGGPGWARRNNGLMLHSPHPKTMLKDQDFPISIEVQLLGGFGDGKPRTTMNLCTPGSNVVLNGKLHTPHCTNSTSKTYDGDQWVRVEVEVRGDELVKHIVDGQTVLEYTKPQIGGGSVAPVDPAVKVDGTPMTGGYISIQAETAPIDFRKIELLNLEGCMDPKSPGYKAYFVKANPQACR encoded by the coding sequence ATGATCGCCAGCGCCATGACCATCACCCACTGGATTGCCCTCGCGGCGGTGACCTGGGCCGCGGCCACGCTGCCGGGCGCGGGACAGCGGGGGACCGCCACCGCCAAGCCCGACCCCAATCGGCAGGACTGGATTCAGTTGTTCAACGGCCGCGATCTCGACGGCTGGACGCCGAAGTTCTCCAAGCACGACCTCGGCGAGAACTTCAACGACACCTTCCGCGTCGAGAACGGCATGCTCGCCGTGCGCTACGACAAATGGACGAAGTTCGACGGCGAGTTCGGCCATCTCTTCTACAAGGATCCGTTCTCCTATTACCGCCTTGCCGCCGAGTACCGCTTCGTCGGCGAGCAGGTCGCCGGCGGCCCGGGATGGGCGCGGCGCAACAACGGCCTGATGCTCCACAGCCCTCACCCGAAGACGATGCTGAAGGATCAGGACTTCCCGATCTCGATCGAGGTCCAGCTGCTCGGCGGCTTCGGCGACGGCAAGCCGCGCACCACCATGAACCTCTGCACGCCCGGCTCGAACGTCGTCCTCAACGGCAAGCTCCACACGCCGCACTGCACCAATTCGACGTCGAAGACCTACGACGGCGACCAGTGGGTGCGCGTCGAGGTCGAGGTGCGCGGCGACGAGCTGGTGAAGCACATTGTCGACGGACAGACGGTCCTCGAATACACCAAGCCGCAGATCGGCGGCGGCAGCGTCGCACCGGTGGATCCGGCGGTGAAGGTGGACGGGACGCCGATGACCGGCGGCTACATTTCGATCCAGGCGGAGACCGCGCCGATCGATTTCCGCAAGATCGAGCTGCTGAATCTCGAAGGGTGCATGGACCCGAAGTCGCCCGGCTACAAGGCGTATTTCGTGAAGGCCAACCCGCAAGCGTGCCGTTAG
- a CDS encoding trypsin-like peptidase domain-containing protein — MKTWLAAVLLAFGALAPQTGTIRVRVAIQTEQQVRPVPRHALLISENPTSAAPQRAVTSSDGTAEIRVRPGNYTVESDEPLLFQGKSYEWRHTVDVPPGQTVTIDFNAANAEVADAAASPSAPASASGLLLDWQNSVVEIWTPLRRGAGFLVDRRGVIATNQRLIGRERSVEVQVSRSVKVAARVLAADAGANLALLWIDPQVLAPARPVRLGSADAPPPAPGDRIFAINVPMEDDKNLVGGSVRRISSSGILSDIPIADESLGAPVFNASGVVFAVTTAHDDGGPLNSADSLAVRIDGIRPLLAAAEKTLTQETPPSGTRLPVEGEALFPDDPLREAAAKRKGPLGPYRISAENFDVSVITPLLTFAARHQGGERAPARGGAMESRDLAELEARRRALQEFGNWWDYVRRDPPVLMIRATPKMVEPFWKTVLRGAAQSQGMSLPPIKQIKAGFARMRLACGGAEVTPIHPFKIEHRLGESEAVYEGFYVYDPAAIGPQCGTVTLTLYSDKAPDKGDARPVDAKILGQIHEDFAPYRAAAKAGRIP; from the coding sequence ATGAAGACCTGGCTCGCCGCCGTCCTTCTCGCGTTCGGGGCGCTGGCGCCGCAGACCGGAACGATCCGCGTCCGCGTCGCCATCCAGACGGAGCAGCAGGTGCGGCCGGTGCCGCGGCACGCGCTGCTGATCAGCGAGAATCCCACGTCGGCGGCGCCGCAGCGAGCGGTCACCAGTTCCGACGGCACCGCGGAGATCCGCGTGCGGCCCGGCAATTACACCGTCGAATCCGACGAGCCGCTGCTGTTCCAGGGGAAGTCGTACGAGTGGCGGCACACCGTCGACGTGCCGCCGGGACAGACCGTCACGATCGACTTCAACGCGGCGAACGCCGAAGTCGCGGACGCCGCGGCGTCGCCGTCCGCGCCGGCAAGCGCGTCGGGACTGCTGCTGGACTGGCAGAACAGCGTGGTGGAAATCTGGACGCCGCTCAGGCGCGGCGCCGGATTCCTGGTCGATCGACGCGGCGTGATTGCCACCAACCAGCGGCTGATCGGGCGCGAACGCTCGGTCGAGGTGCAGGTGTCGCGCAGCGTGAAGGTCGCGGCCCGCGTCCTCGCCGCGGACGCCGGCGCCAACCTCGCGCTGTTGTGGATCGATCCGCAGGTCCTCGCCCCGGCACGGCCGGTCCGGCTGGGCTCCGCCGACGCGCCGCCGCCGGCGCCGGGGGACAGGATCTTCGCGATCAACGTCCCGATGGAGGACGACAAGAACCTGGTCGGCGGCAGCGTCCGCCGCATCAGTTCCTCCGGCATCCTCTCCGACATTCCGATCGCCGACGAGAGCCTCGGCGCGCCGGTGTTCAACGCGTCCGGCGTCGTGTTCGCGGTCACCACGGCGCACGACGACGGGGGGCCTCTCAATTCCGCCGACTCGCTCGCGGTGCGCATCGACGGCATTCGCCCGCTGCTGGCGGCGGCCGAGAAGACGCTGACGCAGGAGACGCCCCCTTCCGGCACGCGGCTGCCGGTGGAAGGAGAGGCGCTCTTCCCGGACGATCCGCTGCGCGAGGCGGCCGCGAAGCGGAAGGGACCGCTCGGTCCGTACCGCATCAGCGCCGAGAACTTCGACGTCAGCGTGATCACGCCGCTGCTGACGTTCGCGGCGCGTCATCAGGGCGGCGAACGGGCGCCGGCGCGCGGCGGCGCCATGGAATCGCGCGATCTCGCCGAGCTGGAAGCCAGGCGCCGGGCGCTGCAGGAGTTCGGCAACTGGTGGGACTACGTGCGGCGCGATCCGCCGGTGCTGATGATCCGCGCCACGCCGAAGATGGTCGAACCCTTCTGGAAAACGGTGCTGCGCGGCGCCGCGCAGTCGCAAGGGATGTCGCTCCCGCCGATCAAGCAGATCAAGGCCGGCTTCGCCCGGATGCGGCTCGCCTGCGGCGGCGCCGAGGTGACGCCGATCCATCCGTTCAAGATCGAGCACCGTCTCGGTGAGAGCGAAGCCGTGTACGAGGGCTTCTACGTCTACGATCCCGCGGCGATCGGGCCGCAGTGCGGAACGGTGACGCTGACGCTGTACTCGGACAAGGCGCCGGACAAAGGGGACGCGCGGCCGGTCGACGCGAAGATCCTGGGACAGATCCACGAGGACTTCGCGCCGTACCGGGCCGCGGCGAAGGCCGGAAGGATTCCGTGA
- a CDS encoding AI-2E family transporter: protein MILRLVEGTGVLLLLSVFLAYVLAPALPPIRRRIRIGRRRRPISDAAAILVVYFAVLLPGALVWRKAEPALRHWIDVTAPTTVDRLFAGDSVGPIERAFAPLPRPLRTRLTRAGVAVADAIEHSARGTLAELITAARYAAWLGVTPVVAFLLLTGAPVFQRSALRVLPHGHLQWRFEEYLRDVNSALAGYVRAQAGAGIIVGAMCVLGFLLLGTPSAVSLGVLAGILELVPAIGPLTVLLIAASQADRVLPVVLFLGVLRVAQDYVVYPRLIRHGMHLSTIVVIVTVWTGAVLAGAAGVVIAIPAAGFLSVSLRHWREYREIERLVATVK from the coding sequence GTGATTCTGCGACTGGTCGAGGGAACCGGCGTCCTCCTGCTGCTGTCGGTGTTCCTCGCCTACGTGCTGGCGCCCGCGCTGCCGCCGATCCGGCGCCGCATCCGCATCGGCCGCCGCCGCCGTCCGATCTCCGACGCCGCCGCGATCCTGGTCGTCTACTTCGCGGTCCTGCTGCCCGGCGCGCTGGTCTGGCGCAAGGCGGAGCCGGCGCTCAGGCACTGGATCGACGTCACCGCGCCGACGACGGTGGATCGCCTGTTCGCGGGGGATTCGGTCGGACCGATCGAACGGGCATTCGCGCCGCTGCCGCGGCCGCTGCGGACGAGGCTGACGCGGGCCGGCGTCGCGGTCGCGGATGCGATCGAGCACAGCGCGCGCGGCACGCTCGCCGAGCTGATCACCGCGGCGCGCTACGCCGCATGGCTCGGCGTCACGCCGGTGGTGGCGTTCCTGCTGCTCACCGGCGCGCCGGTGTTCCAGCGCTCGGCGCTGCGCGTGCTGCCGCACGGCCACCTGCAGTGGCGGTTCGAGGAATACCTCCGCGACGTGAACAGCGCGCTGGCCGGCTACGTCCGCGCCCAGGCCGGCGCCGGCATCATCGTCGGGGCGATGTGCGTGCTCGGATTCCTGCTGCTGGGAACGCCATCGGCGGTCTCGCTCGGCGTGCTCGCCGGCATCCTCGAGCTGGTGCCGGCCATCGGTCCGCTGACGGTGCTGCTCATCGCCGCGTCACAGGCCGACCGCGTGCTTCCCGTGGTCCTGTTCCTCGGCGTGCTGCGCGTCGCGCAGGACTACGTGGTGTATCCGCGCCTGATCCGCCACGGCATGCACCTCTCGACGATCGTCGTCATCGTGACGGTGTGGACCGGCGCCGTGCTGGCCGGGGCCGCCGGCGTGGTGATCGCCATCCCCGCCGCGGGGTTCCTCTCCGTGAGCCTGCGCCATTGGCGGGAATACCGGGAGATCGAGCGGCTGGTAGCCACGGTCAAGTAA
- the ilvA gene encoding threonine ammonia-lyase, biosynthetic: MDTLLRDILTSRVYDVARETPLDPAPRLSRRFGNEVLLKREDLQPIFSFKIRGAYNRMARLSPDERSRGVIAASAGNHAQGVAYSAGRLGIRAVIVMPRTTPEIKVDAVKALGAEVVLAGDRYSEAQQHAESLAAGQGLVFIHPFDDPIVIAGQGTVGLELLRQEPDLNAVFVPVGGGGLIAGIAAYVKAVRPEVDVIGVEPVDADAMAQSLASGSRVRLDDVGLFADGVAVQQVGAATFPIVRDAVRTIVRVDNDEICAAIKDVFDDTRTIVEPAGALAVAGLKSYIESSQVRGRRFCAVLSGANMNFDRLRFVAERAELGEGREALLAVTIPERPGAFRAFCAALGARVVTEFNYRLSGRQRAEIFVGVATRSHGEGEALAARLRELGYETADLSGNEMAKLHVRHMVGGRAPDVAAERVCRFEFPERPGALLQFLDALGGRWNISLFHYRNHGADFGRVLAAFEVPAAEHAAFESFLSGLGYRYRLDENNDAYRRFLT; this comes from the coding sequence ATGGACACGCTGCTGCGCGACATCCTGACGAGCCGCGTCTATGACGTGGCGAGGGAAACGCCGCTCGATCCGGCGCCGCGGCTGTCGCGCCGGTTCGGCAACGAGGTGCTGCTGAAGCGCGAGGATCTGCAGCCGATCTTCAGCTTCAAGATCCGCGGCGCCTACAACCGCATGGCGCGGCTGTCGCCCGACGAGCGCAGCCGCGGCGTGATCGCCGCCAGCGCCGGCAATCACGCACAGGGGGTCGCCTATTCGGCCGGCCGGCTCGGCATCCGCGCGGTGATCGTGATGCCGCGCACGACCCCCGAGATCAAGGTCGATGCGGTGAAGGCGCTGGGCGCCGAAGTGGTGCTCGCCGGGGATCGCTACTCGGAGGCGCAGCAGCACGCCGAATCGCTCGCCGCGGGGCAGGGTCTCGTGTTCATTCATCCGTTCGACGATCCGATCGTGATCGCCGGGCAGGGCACGGTGGGGCTCGAGCTGCTGCGGCAGGAGCCCGACCTGAACGCGGTGTTCGTCCCGGTCGGCGGCGGCGGTCTGATTGCCGGCATTGCCGCGTACGTGAAGGCGGTCCGCCCCGAGGTGGACGTGATCGGCGTCGAGCCGGTGGACGCCGACGCCATGGCGCAGTCGCTGGCCAGCGGCTCCCGCGTGCGGCTGGACGACGTCGGGCTGTTCGCGGACGGGGTGGCGGTGCAGCAGGTCGGCGCGGCGACGTTCCCGATCGTCCGCGACGCGGTGCGCACGATCGTCCGGGTCGACAACGACGAGATCTGCGCGGCGATCAAGGACGTGTTCGACGACACGCGCACGATCGTCGAGCCGGCGGGGGCGCTGGCGGTGGCGGGGCTGAAGTCCTACATCGAATCCAGCCAGGTGCGCGGCCGCCGCTTCTGCGCCGTGCTCAGCGGCGCGAACATGAATTTCGATCGCCTGCGCTTCGTCGCCGAGCGGGCCGAGCTGGGCGAAGGCCGGGAGGCGCTGCTCGCGGTGACGATTCCCGAGCGGCCGGGGGCGTTCCGCGCGTTCTGCGCCGCGCTCGGGGCCCGCGTCGTCACCGAGTTCAACTACCGCCTGAGCGGACGCCAGCGCGCGGAGATCTTCGTGGGCGTGGCGACGCGATCGCACGGCGAGGGTGAAGCCCTGGCGGCGCGCCTGCGCGAGCTCGGGTACGAGACGGCGGATCTCTCGGGCAACGAGATGGCGAAGCTGCACGTCCGCCACATGGTGGGCGGCCGCGCCCCCGACGTCGCCGCGGAGCGCGTCTGCCGGTTCGAGTTCCCCGAGCGTCCCGGCGCCCTGCTGCAGTTCCTCGACGCGCTGGGCGGCCGCTGGAACATCAGCCTGTTCCACTACCGCAACCACGGCGCCGACTTCGGCCGCGTCCTCGCCGCGTTCGAAGTCCCCGCCGCGGAACACGCCGCCTTCGAGTCGTTCCTGTCAGGCCTCGGCTATCGCTACCGCCTGGACGAAAACAACGACGCGTACCGGCGTTTCTTGACGTAA